In Dunckerocampus dactyliophorus isolate RoL2022-P2 chromosome 14, RoL_Ddac_1.1, whole genome shotgun sequence, one DNA window encodes the following:
- the sfr1 gene encoding swi5-dependent recombination DNA repair protein 1 homolog, with translation MDVTRKNVSLKSVYSSQSVLKTSTNEPNETPHQKMSSSLKERLKRSRRSFTSPIPVAKRLCVDEEDGQPLPADSQITDNTNTNAPPASSSANVNGQEVRPGSEKFSRMVPGRMGSRCEDFAQQRVRLSREVKDKTETLRRLKMVKMYRSKNDLNQLQTLIDKWRRCAQDALYQLRSDVPVDGRKANLSELIDLFGLDDKILHFDRREDEFSS, from the exons ATGGATGTCACACGGAAGAATGTCAGCTTGAAATCTGTGTACAGTTCGCAGTCTGTTTTGAAGACCAGCACTAATGAACCCAATGAGACG CCTCACCAGAAGATGAGCAGCTCCCTGAAGGAGCGTCTGAAGAGGTCACGGCGCTCCTTCACCTCGCCTATCCCTGTGGCCAAGCGCCTTTGTGTGGACGAGGAAGACGGCCAACCACTTCCAGCGGATTCTCAGATAACGGATAATACTAACACAAATGCTCCACCTGCCAGCTCGTCTGCTAACGTCAACGGACAGGAAGTCAGACCTGGGAGTGAAAAGTTCTCCAGAATGGTTCCCGGACGCATGGGCAGTCGTTGTGAAGACTTTGCACAGCAAAGGGTGAGACTCAGCAGGGAGGTGAAGGACAAGACGGAGACTTTACGTCGACTTAAGATGGTGAAGATGTACAGAAGCAAG AATGACCTCAACCAGCTCCAAACCTTGATCGACAAGTGGCGGCGTTGTGCTCAGGACGCGCTGTACCAGCTCCGGTCGGACGTCCCGGTTGACGGACGCAAGGCCAACCTGTCAGAGCTCATCGACCTCTTTGGACTGGATGACAAAATTCTGCACTTTGACCGCAGAGAAGACGAGTTTAGCTCCTGA